The sequence ACTTCACCCCCCAGACGGTTCCCGTGGGCCCGGAGGGCCTCGAGGCAGCAGGTGCCCTCTGTCCACCTGACTCCGTGTCAGTAAGTCCTCTCCCCGTCTGACCAGGAGACACCCGGCGAACCGAAATCCACCGAAATCTACGAAATCTACGAAATCCACCGAAATCTACGAAATCTCCTGATTCAAaatcttatttgtttttttttcaggatgacGAAGCTCTGAGTCGACTGAATTTGAGGAGTTCGTTTTTCTCAGAGTACACGACCTCGGTGGACGCGTCCACCCCTCTTTCTCTGGACACCGCGTACTCCAGTATGCGGCCGGATACTCCCAGCAGCCTCTGGCAGACCCCGCTGTCCATGGGGACGCCCCGTACGCCTCCTCTGGTGGACAGCACCCCGTCTACCCCTCAGCTGACCCAGGAACCACCAGAGAGGAGAAGCTGCTCCTCGGTGTCCCCGCAGCCGCCCGGCCAAACTCCCGGCTTGGTGGACACCTGCGTGTCCCACCAGCCCCTTCGGACCTCCACCGCGCAGAGGTCACCAGCCTACCAGCCCATCCGCGCCCTCGAGCCCACCCGCAGCGGCGCCTACAGGAGCCGAAGGCAGGGGAGCACGTACCAGAACTCCTACAACCACTACAGGCACCGGGCCTGGGCCTTCAGCAGATCTCGCCACACCGCTGGACCAACGGCCCTTTTCCCCAACTCCTCTCAGCGCATACGGCCATTTTATCCTCCAAACCGTCCTTCTCATCCGCCGCCTGCATACAGAAAACATGCTGGATTCACGGGAAAGCACAACATCTGCCTAACGTCGTCGTCTCCACCTTCCAAAGGTCCCACCACAGACCCGCAGGCTCAGGCCCACAGCATTCGTCCTTCTCGGTCGCTTCCACTGAGCAGCTCTGGCGTGGACTTTCATTCAGATGAGGGTGCAGATGTTACAAAGACACTAGAAGAAACTGTGTGCCGTGCAGCTCCTCCTCAAACCCCAGATCAAGAGCATAGTTCCTCATCTCAGCTCTCAGGGCAAGAAAGAAGCTTTTCTCCAAGACCTTCTACTCCACAGACAAGTCAGATCCCTAAGTCTCCTGTCCGAGAGCCAGAACGAGGGACAAGCCTGGACTCACGCATTGAGAAGCTGCTCACCGACATGCAGGAGTCAAATTTCCCTTTGCTGGAAGTAAGGAACTCCCATTCAGACAGGTCCACAACATGCCCATCCTCTCACATTTCTCCTGGACCTGGAGACACCTCTGTCACAGTTTTTGCTCTGGAGGAGGTAAGCCCCAAACCCCTGTCTGATTCTGCagacgaggaagaaggagaaCTTGCTGAAAGCCCATTTACGGCACATCCAGGGTCTTCTTCACCCGCCAGCATCAGTAAAACCAACATGGACATCAGTAGAGGACAACATGGTGAACCCATGGCCTCCGTAGGTGATATAGCATCTCCTCGAATGCCTCCACCACCGGTGCCCATCCTCGTTCCACCTCCAGGGTTTCCATTGCTACCGCCTCCTCCAGGCTTCCATCTCATCTCACCAAGCGCACCTCCtcctgctggacctcctcctTCACTGCCCCCTGTCCTTCCAGGATTCCCACCCACCATTCCCAAACCTCTGTTTCCACCAGTGATCCCTCTATCCCAAATTAACGGACCACCTGGGTGTCCCAAGGTTCCAGCTCCTCCTCAGGAGACctgcaaaaatgtatttcctcCACCGCCTCTCGTTCCCCTTCCTCCATTTCCACCTCCTGCACCTCCTTTCATGGGTGGAGCTGCTTTGCCACAAGGAGCGGTTCACTCTTACTCCAACATGGGACTCCAGCCACCTTGGCCCCCTCCATTCTTCCCGAGGTTTGACCCAACCGTGCCACCTCCAGGGTACGTACCTCCTCGGGATCCACCGCACAAGGCCACGGTGGAGGGTGTCCTGGCCTCTATAGCCACAGAGCTGAAGTCCATCGTGAAGAGAGATCTCCTCCGCAGGATGATAGAGGTGGTGGCCTTCGGGGCGTTTGACCAGTGGtggcaggagcaggagcagacGGCAAAGGTGGAGACCACTTCCATTTTGGGTTCCGTGTCCGTGACATCTTCACATGACTTCTTTCACCCTGCAGATGTCTGCACCCACACCGAAGCCTGCAGCCGCAGCTCAGCCAGTGTCCTCCAGTCTCAAGGAAGACAAGTTCAGGCCAGATGGCAAAGTCCCAGGAGCACGGGGAACACCACGCCTGCCTTCCTTCAAGGTACGAGAAGCAGAGATAAACGTTATCTAATGACCATTATGcaacacaggggcagtggtggcctagcggtgaaggaagcggccccgtaaccagaaggttgccggttcgaatccaggtcctccaaggtgccactgaggtccccttgatgaaggtcccgtccccacacgctgctccccaggcgcctgtcatggtgcccactgctcactcatggtgatggttaaatgcagaggacacgtttccctgtgtgcaccgtgtgctgcgctgctgtgtaacacTTTCACAGATATAGTTTTTGTCTTTAGAAAATTTGGCACTACCAAATAAAGGACCAAACACACgctacaataaaaaataatgataattcaTCCTCTTCAGGCAATTTCGTTGTCTAAGGCCTTGTCCATCTTGAGATGGGTGTCCGGTTGTAACCCCGCCTCCACACCTGTACCTGGAGGGTTAGAGGATTCCTTCTTACCATGTCGAATAAAATAGAAGTCTCCCCGTTTTAGAGAGAAACGTTCTCGTGTGGACAGAGTCCTGCCAAAGACAGAACTTCAGTTAACGTAATTATTCGTGATGATGATGGTCATCGTGATGGCCATTCATGTGTAGGTGAAGAGGAAAGAGCCGCGTGGCCTCGAGCCGAAGTCCAACAAGCCAGGTCTCTCCTGCTCCTCACGAGCCGGCGAAGGTGAGCGTCCTCGTTCACCTCATTCGTCTCATTGCAGCCATTTCACATAAAACGCACCCCGTTTTCATGCTGAGTTTCATGTTGGAGTAGAAGTGGACTTTCCTGAGGAAGAGCTGTCCAGGAAGGAGGCCCAGATCCCGGGAGCAAAACGCAGACACGCACGTCCCATGGAGTTGGACAGCgaaggagaggaggatgagCCAGAGGAGCACTCTGGAACTATAGAAGAATCCATATGTCAAAGAGAGAAGGAACGTGTGGAGATGGGAAATCAGCTTCATGACCAGGTGCAGTGGccatattcatatattttcagGTGTGCTAATGGTGGATGGCTTGTTTCAAACTGTGTTTTATGGTGTTGTGGTTTTTCAGATTGTGGATGGTGAAGGTAATGAAGATGTTGCACCTGAAGAATATGCTGCTCATGGTATTAATCCATCCATTCAGTGACAACTTTGACGGGATTCGTGTATTTAGTTGTAAGTTTAATTTTGCTTTTCATCTTTCAGAGGCCATCAGTGTCTCTTCATCCATCCGTGACTATGACtcctccagcacctccagcaCAGACTATTCAGTGTCAGAAGAAACCTCAGACACCTCTTCCTTTGACTCTGGtaatgatgaggatgatgatgatgacagttATTCAGAAGATGGTTCTTCCAGAAGCAGGTCAGATGACACCACAACAGGTCCTAGAGAGGAAAAGAGATGGTTGGTGACATCCGATGAAGAGGACAATGTCCCCCAGTCCCCCTGGTCCCTGAGGTCTGATGAAGTTCCCCCAACACCTTCTGCTCCAATGCCACCCAATGGGTATCTGGAGCGAGCTTTGCTGGGTGAGTACGATCAGAGTCCGGATTCTGAACCTCAAAACATATTCTTGTCTAGTTTTGGTGGAATTTTCTGTAGATGTAAGAGTTTATTTGTGGTCTGAATGCCGGGGTCGTCAATGTATCCTGGCAGATGGTGGGCGTGAAGAAAGTGGTGAAGAGGGAGATGGACTTGTGCTAGGAGTGGGACTACCTGACTCTCTCATCGCACTGCCACCTGAGGACCTTGATCTTGTCTGTCCACCCTCACCTTCCTTCGGGGACTTGTCAGGTCACTATGATAAACATGTCTTCATTAAAACGTACAACGCGTAACGAATCTCTGCCACCTCTTCTTAGTGACGTTCTTGAACTTTCTTGAACTGCTGGCTCCACCGCTGTCATGTGGCGGTACTGCTGTGTTATGTCCACACGAGTGTGAAAGTGGTCATCGatgcagagcacagcacacggtgcacagaaccAAATGCCCTTAACCCACCGCCCTTaatgagcagcgggcagccgtgagaggcacctcggtggcacctcggtggaccTTGGTGGCAGTTCAGGAGTTGAACTCGCaacctaggccaccactgcccctgctctGCAGGCTTTACGTACGAGTGCAGATGTAGGACCACtagataacaacaacaacatttattgtTGACCCcccacacacttgacccttctgcacacaaggaaacactccacataaaaaaaactctaggagagagaaaaaagaaaggaaggaacgttgggaaggagtgatagagagagggacgtccttccagggAAGAGTGGGGCTGCAAGTGGTGTCTgactggtgatgatttgtccaataagagaaaaagtcctacagttgtagaggtggacaAGTCCAAATATTAGTATATAGAGtctagtatagagcatctgtccatgtttggagacgctggacagtgcagagtaggttctagtccagtgtcatggtctacattacgtgtccatcatgatgctactggtccacttgaagatccctgaagctgtagttgtaacggtggtggtggctgtggtgaccctctggtttgtttcatggtatgtccttgtttagcagttgtcaggaaccaggatttatttgctggtctcttcactggggtctgccagtagtctggacgcttgattccgtgtctcagagaaaacaaacagaagcaggtCAGATGGTGGCctcgtacgaccgatactgaaatatgtggttatggtggtatattggtgctacagtggcccggtaccctaactaggacagcctaactagggtgacgttaacactgtctgtgtctaacagagGGACTGTGTGgtaaagtggactttataattgatgGGGCTGCCGGATTGTCTGGGTCGAGACAAGACCTACAGAAGGATCCGGTTAATTACTGTTTCTATGTTGAAATCCACAGAGGAgctggagtctgtttctggcgTGGAGGTTCAGGCAGTGGACGACGGTGAGAACCAGAGGCCTCCAACGCCTACAGGCTCCGCCAGCGACAGCGACGTGGACCTGCAGCTGAGGAGCGCCCTATCGCCACCGGCTGGAGAAGAGGTGGGACGGCCGCACACCCCTGGACGAGGGATGGAGATGGAGGGTTCTGCGGGCCTGATGCTGTTCCCACCTCCGCCGACGCCGCTCTGCCTGGCTCCTCCAGCCTCGCCCACAGGTTTGGTACACTCGCCCTCCCAGCTGCTGTGTCACCCTCTCCAGAGTTCCTACCCGGCCTACGAGGAGATCCCCAGAACCCCCGGCCGGACTACCAATTCAGTACCAGCGTATGGGAGAAGATCCAGAGAAAATCCCCTCATGCTCCATCTGTCACCTCATGAACGGTCACCTTGCCCTATCAGTGCCATCCCGAGGACACCGGGGCGGGACCTGGTTGACATGTCACCGCTCCCCTTCGATCGGAGCACTGCTGACTTCTCCGACGGTCTCGAGTTTAGAATCCACCACCGAGAACCATGGCGTGGGACGTCCCCACTCAGCTCAGTCCCTGGTCAGGCGTGGACCATCTGCTCTCCAGCACCGTTCCTTGGGTCCTCGCCTCCAGGTGAAGGAGATAGATTCCTGTCCAGATCGAGAGCTTTCTGTGCCAGAACTTGGATCACGTGTCAATTGGATGCTAATCCACACACTAGAATGCAGCACAATTCCCATTTAAAGAAGAATTTAGGTTCTGAAACGCCATCAGGTTCAAGTATCTCACAGAGAGATAAAAGAAACCTGGAGAACGTGAACGGCTGGTCCTCAGGTCGTCGGGGTCTTCACATCGTCTCCCGCGAGTCCTGTGAGGTGTCAGGTGCCAGGAAGAGGCCCTTACGAggcctggagaacctggaggaccaGAGGCTGGCGGTTCGAGACCGGCGGTACAGACATAGGCGCCGGCGCTGCAGCTCGGCCCACCTGGCCATCTCGCCCGCCGGCCCGGCCTTCCTCCCGCGATCAGACCGCGAGGAGCGCTGGGCCCTACATGCGGTCTGGCGGGAGGGCGTGGACGAGCAGGAGGTCCGGTACCTGCAGGAGAGCTATGAGAAGATGCTGAGAAGCGACTGCGATTGGTTGACCGCCGTTCGCTGGGTTACTCATCCCCATATCCTTTTATTACCGAACCCGCACAAGTCGGGGTGAAATGTCCCCATTACGGGGctatcggggcagtggtggcctagcggaagggcagtggtggcctagcggttatggaagcggcccccctaatcagaaggttgctggttcgaatcccgatccgccgaggtgccactgagcaaagcaccgtccccactgggcgacgggttaaatgcagagaacatatttcactgtgtgcaccgtgtgctgtgctgctgtgtatcacgtggcCTTTTTTAGGCAGAATTAATCAGGCAAACAACAGAGCAAATCAGTTCACCACCCATCATTTAACGGGTCTCCACAGTGGACAAAATGGTCACACTGTCACccgcgtccccagtggctgggccaccatttaaaaaaacgtAGCGCTGGCCCATAAAGgagattatttcatattttttactACTGACTGCCATCCACTGTCTGTACTGTACTCCATATTAACATGCAACAGctcacagaaataaaaacacaatctgTGAACCAAGGATAAGTCGATCGATAGATCAGTTAACAATTAAACCgggtttatgtattttatttattcattttactgtaatgatgcttttttttagaaacaaattaCAATGGACCATTTACTACATATTTACTACAACTTCTTACCCAAAACCAGTTTCGTGGCTGAATATGTAAATAATGGCCTTTTGATATAAATCTCCATCTAGGTTTGGGTGCTCGTGTGCCCAGGCCGTGAGGAAGGTGGCGGGCAGACAGAGCAGTTCAGAACACGTCCAAGTCGAACTTGTTCGCAGCCGTCATCCTTTCAGCATGGAGCTGCGTGTTTTCACATGTTGGGGTCGTTCATAGCGCCTGTACGAATTTCAGGCTCTTCACCTGACTGTGGTCTGACTGTGTCGTAGTCTAGATTCTCCATCAAGTCTAGGCAAAATGCTGCTGACCCAGTAACAGTAAAATgcgtgtgttgttgtgtgtgtattacattatattcatttcctttagataaaaaaaaaatagtaaatgatagtaaaaaaaacctcaatacagtaaaaataaataaacccaatTGTCTTGCACAAGAAATTTGCTGGATATAAAAATATTACCTGATCtatcaataaatataatatataaataaaatatatacagtagaggccaaacgtttggacatcttctcattcaacgtgttttctttattttcatgaccatttatgttggtagattctcactgaaggcatcaaaactatgaatgaacacatgtggagttctgtacttaacaaaaaaaggtgaaataagtgaaaacatgttttatattctagtttctttgctctgattactgctttgcacactcttggcattctctcgatgagcttcaagaggtcgtcacctgaaatgcttctccaacagtcttgaaggagttcccagaggtgtttagcacttgttggtccagctcaccccaaaccatctggattgggttcaggtccggtgactgtggaggccacgtctccactttttgttaagtacagaactccacatgtgttcattcatagttttgatgccttcagtgagaatctaccaacgtaaatggtcatgaaaataaagaaaacacgttgaatgagaaggtgtccagacttttggcctgtaatgtatataCTCCATTTTACCCCAAACCGCGTGAGTGAATGATAGAAAGGTAAAGAGATACTGCGGCGTAAAGTTCTTTACAGAAACATGCATCCTTAATGCCGGCCACCAACCAGAACTGCAGAAGGAGTGCATTATGGGAATCACCAGAGTGGCAGCGCGCGCAGTGAGGGGTTCTACGCCGTCACCGACAGGGAGAAGCTCCGCTACCTGCCCAGCCCACAGAGCGGCggggcggcggcagcagcggaCGCACAGGTCGCCGGTCACCACGCCCGTACTGCCCAACCGTCCGGGGTGACGTTCCCACTGACGGTcacttgttttttgtttctgtgtccCCTCCCGGCTGCAGACCTCCTTGCGTTGGGGCTCCGAGCTCCGGGCGGAGCAGCGGCGCCTGCTGTCCTCGTTCAGCTGTGACAGCGACCTGCTCAGGTTCAACCAGCTGAAGGTGAGAAGTTAGACCCCGCCCCTGCGGCCCCTTCTTGGTTTCAGGGGTGTgtttggagcagtggtggcctagcagttaaggaagtggcttcgtaatcagaaggttactggttcgaatcccgatccgccgaggtgccactgagcaaagcaccgtccccacacactgctccccgggcacctgtcatggctgcccactgctcactcagggtgatggttaaatgcagaggacacatatcactgtgtgtgctgtgctgctgtgtatcactttcttagatatagtttttgttttttacaacaTAAAGCACTACtaacacagggtgatgggttaaatgcagaggacaaatttcactgtgtgcaccgtgtgctgtgctgctgtgtatcacaagtgacaatcgcttcactttaaagCTTGTTACCGGTTATAAAAGCAGCGTGGATTCTTATTAAGATGTTATAAAGCGCGCTGAACGTGAGATCTTCCCACTTTCGGTAACGCGGCCAGTTCCGGAAGAAGAGGCTGCGTTTCGGCCGCAGCCGCATCCACGACTGGGGACTGTTCGCGGAGGAGCCCATAGCTGCGGACGAGATGGTGATCGAGTACGTGGGCCAGGTCATTCGACAGGTGGGCGGAGTCCATGCAATCAGTGTGAACTCACACAGAACGCTAACACGTTCATATCGTAAAACAGCGTTCAATGCGCAATACAGACATCGCTGACACCCCCAAATCCTTCCTGCCAGGAAATTGCTGACATGCGGGAGAGGCGTTACGAGGACGAGGGTATCGGCAGCAGCTACCTCTTCCGGGTCGACCAGGACACCATCATCGATGCCACCAAATGTGGCAACCTGGCCCGCTTCATTAACCACAGCTGCAATGTGAGTTCTGACACCGTAACGTTGAGTGTGATTCGGACCGACCAGGTTTACAAAATGTCACCATTTCCACATGCATTTAATCATTTGAATTAACTTCATGCACGTGCCAGATTACACGGAGAGCTGCGTATGTTCCAACGCGCCGTGGTTTCTTCTCTCGCTTGCATTCCAGCCTAACTGCTACGCCAAAATCATCACGGTGGAATCTCAGAAGAAAATAGTGATCTACTCCCGGCAACCGATCGCCGTTAATGAGGAAATCACCTATGACTACAAATTCCCCATTGAGGACGAGAAGATCCCCTGTCTCTGTGGAGCCGAAAACTGCAGGGGAACCTTGAACTAGAcgtacttgctgtgagctacgttTGCGTACCCGTACGCAGATGCGTTGTTAACGTTCGTGCTGATGTACGTGCGCCGGTACTGTGCGTAGTAATCTGTAGTgcgtactccttaccaccagggcGCAGTGTCGAGACCAAATAAAATCATAATCTGTTGAGTCCAACTTCTCCTATAAAATTACGCAGGTATTGTATCATTACCcgtacacagtacaggccaaaagttttctttatcttcatgaccatttacgttggtagattctcactgaaggcatcaaaactatgaatgaacacatgtggagttatgtacttaacaaaaaaaggtgaaataagtgaaaacatgttttatattctagtttctttgctctgattactgctttgcacactcttggcattctctcgatgagcttcaagaggtcgtcacctgaaatgcttctccaacagtcttgaaggagttcccagaggtgtttagcacttgttggggtcctgctcaccccaaaccatctggattgggttcaggtccggtgactgtggaggtcaggtctccactttttgttaagtacagaactccacacgtgttcattcatagttttgatgccttcagtgagaatctaccaacgtaaatggtcatgaaaataaagaaaacccgttgaatgagaaggtgtccagacttttggccagGACTGTATGTTCTGTATATTTTTGAGAACGCAGGATACGGACCGCTGTACGTACGTAt comes from Denticeps clupeoides chromosome 11, fDenClu1.1, whole genome shotgun sequence and encodes:
- the setd1bb gene encoding histone-lysine N-methyltransferase SETD1B-A — translated: MSAGGAGEGGDGLAGDRGRAAVFHGYKLLADPALGDAPLRLYRYDGRTFSSPNSGLFPVDAVRDPRIQRLWSKLKHTDLPLPRFKADEFYVGPPKEVTIVRLNDNVREAFLMDMCGKYGEVQQLDISYHPKSRKHLGVAKVTFSSVKGARDSVRGLHHTSVMGNILHVELDPKGEKRARYVRLLMTGNFTPQTVPVGPEGLEAAGALCPPDSVSDDEALSRLNLRSSFFSEYTTSVDASTPLSLDTAYSSMRPDTPSSLWQTPLSMGTPRTPPLVDSTPSTPQLTQEPPERRSCSSVSPQPPGQTPGLVDTCVSHQPLRTSTAQRSPAYQPIRALEPTRSGAYRSRRQGSTYQNSYNHYRHRAWAFSRSRHTAGPTALFPNSSQRIRPFYPPNRPSHPPPAYRKHAGFTGKHNICLTSSSPPSKGPTTDPQAQAHSIRPSRSLPLSSSGVDFHSDEGADVTKTLEETVCRAAPPQTPDQEHSSSSQLSGQERSFSPRPSTPQTSQIPKSPVREPERGTSLDSRIEKLLTDMQESNFPLLEVRNSHSDRSTTCPSSHISPGPGDTSVTVFALEEVSPKPLSDSADEEEGELAESPFTAHPGSSSPASISKTNMDISRGQHGEPMASVGDIASPRMPPPPVPILVPPPGFPLLPPPPGFHLISPSAPPPAGPPPSLPPVLPGFPPTIPKPLFPPVIPLSQINGPPGCPKVPAPPQETCKNVFPPPPLVPLPPFPPPAPPFMGGAALPQGAVHSYSNMGLQPPWPPPFFPRFDPTVPPPGYVPPRDPPHKATVEGVLASIATELKSIVKRDLLRRMIEVVAFGAFDQWWQEQEQTAKMSAPTPKPAAAAQPVSSSLKEDKFRPDGKVPGARGTPRLPSFKVKRKEPRGLEPKSNKPGLSCSSRAGEEVDFPEEELSRKEAQIPGAKRRHARPMELDSEGEEDEPEEHSGTIEESICQREKERVEMGNQLHDQIVDGEGNEDVAPEEYAAHEAISVSSSIRDYDSSSTSSTDYSVSEETSDTSSFDSGNDEDDDDDSYSEDGSSRSRSDDTTTGPREEKRWLVTSDEEDNVPQSPWSLRSDEVPPTPSAPMPPNGYLERALLDGGREESGEEGDGLVLGVGLPDSLIALPPEDLDLVCPPSPSFGDLSEELESVSGVEVQAVDDGENQRPPTPTGSASDSDVDLQLRSALSPPAGEEVGRPHTPGRGMEMEGSAGLMLFPPPPTPLCLAPPASPTGLVHSPSQLLCHPLQSSYPAYEEIPRTPGRTTNSVPAYGRRSRENPLMLHLSPHERSPCPISAIPRTPGRDLVDMSPLPFDRSTADFSDGLEFRIHHREPWRGTSPLSSVPGQAWTICSPAPFLGSSPPGEGDRFLSRSRAFCARTWITCQLDANPHTRMQHNSHLKKNLGSETPSGSSISQRDKRNLENVNGWSSGRRGLHIVSRESCEVSGARKRPLRGLENLEDQRLAVRDRRYRHRRRRCSSAHLAISPAGPAFLPRSDREERWALHAVWREGVDEQEVRYLQESYEKMLRSDCDWLTAVRWVTHPPTRTAEGVHYGNHQSGSARSEGFYAVTDREKLRYLPSPQSGGAAAAADAQTSLRWGSELRAEQRRLLSSFSCDSDLLRFNQLKFRKKRLRFGRSRIHDWGLFAEEPIAADEMVIEYVGQVIRQEIADMRERRYEDEGIGSSYLFRVDQDTIIDATKCGNLARFINHSCNPNCYAKIITVESQKKIVIYSRQPIAVNEEITYDYKFPIEDEKIPCLCGAENCRGTLN